Genomic DNA from Paucidesulfovibrio longus DSM 6739:
GACTCCAGGGCCGTGCTCACGTACTCGCTCTGCTCCGGCTCCAGACTCGTGATGCCGAGCAATTGCAGCATGCCCATGATTCCGTTCAGCGGAGTGCGGATCTCGTGGCTCATGTTGGCCACGAATTCGCCCTTGGCCCGGCTGGCGACCTCGGCGGCGTCCCTGGCGCGTTCCAGCTCCCGCACGAAGCGGTTGCGCTCGGTGATGTCCAGGGCCGAAAAAATCAGCCCCGCGTCGAAATCGCCCTGGGACATGAAGGAAGAACTGAGCAGGATGTCGATTTCGTAGCCGTCCCGATGCACGAACCGGGTTTCCACGGAGCCCATGCCATCTTCCCGAACCTGCCTGTACAGCCGCGTGCCTATCCGCTCGAACTCCTCGGCGGCGGCATAGAGCCGCCTTGCAGGCAGGCCGTTGAGTTCCTCGCGGGTATAGCCGAGCATGCGCGCGAGGTGCTCGTTGGTCCAGCCCACGACCCTGTCGCGGACCATGCCGATGCCGATGGGCGCGGCCCGCAGGATGCCCCGGACCAGCGCCTCGCGTTCGCGCAATTCCTGCTCGATGAGCTTGCGTCGCTCTATCTCGTTCTGCAGGTCGCGGTTGGAGGCCAGGAGCTGCTCGTTCATGGCCGCCATCTGCTGGTTGGCAGCGTCCACTTCGCGCTCGGCCATCTTGCGGTCGGAAATGTCCGTGGAAATGCCGCAAACACCGAGAATGCGCCCCCGCTCGTCGCGCAGCGGGAACTTGGTCACCAGCCAGTGGTACTCCCGCTCCCGGTGGTTGACGCAGACCTCGTGGTTCGAGGCTTGCCCGCTTTCGAGCACCTTCAGATCCCACTTGCGGTGTTCGCGCGCCCGCTCCCGCGAAAAAAGCTGGGCGTCGGTCTTTCCCAGAATCTCTTCCGGGGCCAGGCCGAGATATTCGCAAAGGCGCACGTTGCAATACAGGTATTTGCCGCCCCGGTCCTTGGCGTAGATCATGGGCGCGGAATTCGCCATGATCCCGGCGAGCAGGGCCGTGTATTCCCGCAGGCGGCGCTCGGCCACGCGCTCTTCCGAGGCGTCGCGCACCACGGAGCAAACGTACTTGCGCCCCTGGATCTCAAGAGGCCCGCTGAAGACGTTCACATCCCTGCGTTCGCCGCTCTTGAGCTTGTGGCGGAAGCGGAAATGGGAACGGCTCCCCTCGCTGGCCCGGCTCACGGCCCGATACAGCCCCTTTTTGGCGATGGGGTTGATGCGTTGCAGGGGCAGCCCGCAGAACTCCTCCCTGGAATACCCGTAAAACTCGCAGGCGGCGTTGTTGGCGTCCACGACGACCATCGCCTCCGGGTCGAGAAGCAGCCGGATGGCGGGATCATTGATGAACAGCGAGCGGAAATGCGAAGCTTCCTGAAGAACATGCAGGGATTCCGAATCGCCCTGCGCAGGCCGGAGCAGACAGGTGTACGTCGTTTTCCGCCCGTACCGGACATGCACTGCGTCCACAAGCAGGCGCAGCGGCTCGCCTCCGGGAGCCTGGAGCAGCCAGTCCCCGCCCTGCATCCTGCCGTTGACGGCCACTCTTTTCAGAATGGCCCGCAGCGCCTTCAGAGAAACGTTCGTGAGGCAGGAATCCACGAGCTTTCCGACGAGCGCTTCCGGCGTGGTGCCCAGAGCGCCGGCAAAAGAACCGTTGCACCGTTCCACGCGCAGCTCGGAATCGAACTCGACGCACCCCAACGGGGAGAGCGTGCAAAGCCGATACAGCCCTTCCAGGCGCTTCTCGGTTTCCCGCAGACGCCCGTGCAACTCTTCATACGCGTTGCGCAGAGCCGCCTCATCCATGCCGGACGTTCTGCCGTCGGTGTTTCGCCGTTCCGAATCAGACACTCTGGTTCACCTCGGTGCAGATTGATGCGAATGTGGTCTCATCCAGGGCCGGGAATCCGTTTTCAGCCGGGCCGCATGCGAAGGCCGTTCACGGGCGGGGCCGACGGAACCATGCATATTCTCTTTCCGTTTAGAAAGGCGCAAGGTCAAGCAGTGCGACAGGCCCGGATCGATCCGTCTTTCCCCGGTCTTGTTGCGGCCAGGAGGAACTGCTATGAAAAACGGCAAACAGAAGGAGTCCGCCATGCGCTTTTCCGGCCTCATCGGCACCTGCCTCGCGCTCATCGCCA
This window encodes:
- a CDS encoding PAS domain S-box protein, coding for MSDSERRNTDGRTSGMDEAALRNAYEELHGRLRETEKRLEGLYRLCTLSPLGCVEFDSELRVERCNGSFAGALGTTPEALVGKLVDSCLTNVSLKALRAILKRVAVNGRMQGGDWLLQAPGGEPLRLLVDAVHVRYGRKTTYTCLLRPAQGDSESLHVLQEASHFRSLFINDPAIRLLLDPEAMVVVDANNAACEFYGYSREEFCGLPLQRINPIAKKGLYRAVSRASEGSRSHFRFRHKLKSGERRDVNVFSGPLEIQGRKYVCSVVRDASEERVAERRLREYTALLAGIMANSAPMIYAKDRGGKYLYCNVRLCEYLGLAPEEILGKTDAQLFSRERAREHRKWDLKVLESGQASNHEVCVNHREREYHWLVTKFPLRDERGRILGVCGISTDISDRKMAEREVDAANQQMAAMNEQLLASNRDLQNEIERRKLIEQELREREALVRGILRAAPIGIGMVRDRVVGWTNEHLARMLGYTREELNGLPARRLYAAAEEFERIGTRLYRQVREDGMGSVETRFVHRDGYEIDILLSSSFMSQGDFDAGLIFSALDITERNRFVRELERARDAAEVASRAKGEFVANMSHEIRTPLNGIMGMLQLLGITSLEPEQSEYVSTALESSRGLMSVLNDILDFSLIESGKLVLRREPFRLREYIQPVVIMFREQARARGIDFQVDIHEDVPEGLSGDPGRLRQVLFNVLGNAVKFTHEGEVRLEIYPAESPGDSRRARLLIAVSDTGIGIPEEKLEQIFETFTQADGSYTRDYQGTGLGLAIVRRLLQIMGGEVAVASRRGQGTTIYICVPLDLRRSRAHIQKNGIQLPTSEARVLVVEDNRVNRIMLQRFLQKLGAEAVAAENGRSALDALVDGRFDMVLMDVQMPVMDGIEATRRIRAGEAGARNRDVPIAALTAHAMAGDRDRFLEAGMDDYLSKPVDLDALVQLMRRLLGK